In a single window of the Bactrocera dorsalis isolate Fly_Bdor chromosome 2, ASM2337382v1, whole genome shotgun sequence genome:
- the LOC105225587 gene encoding xylulose kinase isoform X3 codes for MWVKAIDIVLDRLVMQGADLSTVKAIGGSAQQHGSLYWSRHGVQTLKNLDSDKFLHIQIDDSAFTLNRTPIWMDGSTEKQCIEMETAIGGRMEMVKITGSKCYARFTGPQIRKIYQERSHAYEETQRISLVSSFLASVFLGDIAPIDYGDASGMNLFDIKEKNWSKPCLNSCAPDLEERLGEPVPTSSIIGNVSDFFVQRFGFPVECKVTAFTGDNLSALSGMVTEQNSLVMSLGTSDTLMMNLKVQPHLEEGHVLCHPTEIRQFMGLLCFRNGSLVRDYFNKTEVNSDWKKFNELLDSTPRGNYGNMALHFHSIEIIPNVQGVLRWTRSNSGETSETAKGVQKFLSPQTEIRALIEGQMLHKRAVAADMGFHFGSDTKIIATGGASVNKSILQVVSDVFNAPVFVQNESEAALFGAAYRAKYSLYLNSIKTSNDISNGNINTENSTLTPLSYHDYIMQFIPNLLKLICEPSKDCEQIYAPMLERYRKMAVVLAQN; via the exons CAACATGGTTCTTTATATTGGTCTCGTCATGGTGTGCAAACTTTAAAGAACTTAGATTCCGATAAGTTCCTTCATATTCAAATAGATGATTCCGCTTTTACGTTGAATCGTACACCAATTTGGATGGATGGTTCAACAGAGAAGCAATGCATAGAAATGGAAACTGCAATTGGAGGACGTATGGAGATGGTTAAAATCACTGGATCAAAGTGTTATGCTCGGTTTACTGGCCCACAAATTCGTAAAATTTACCAAGAGCGTTCGCATGCTTATGAAGAGACCCAACGCATTTCTTTGGTTAGCAGTTTTTTAGCTTCGGTATTTCTAGGCGATATTGCACCTATAGATTATGGTGATGCATCGGGAATGAATCTTTttgatattaaagaaaaaaattggtcGAAACCATGCTTGAACTCCTGTGCTCCTGACCTGGAGGAGCGGTTAGGGGAACCAGTTCCCACTAGCTCCATAATTGGAAATGTTTCTGATTTCTTCGTGCAACGTTTCGGGTTTCCTGTTGAATGTAAAGTTACAGCTTTTACGGGTGATAATTTATCAGCGCTTTCTGGAATGGTAACTGAGCAAAATAGCTTAGTCATGTCTTTGGGAACAAGCGATACATTAATGATGAATTTAAAAGTGCAGCCTCATCTTGAAGAAGGACATGTGCTATGTCACCCAACCGAAATTCGTCAATTTATGGGTTTGTTATG TTTTCGAAATGGATCTCTGGTACGggattattttaataaaactgaggTAAATAGTGATTGGAAGAAGTTTAATGAATTACTTGATTCCACACCACGTGGAAATTACGGCAATATGGCTTTACATTTCCATTCAATTGAAATAATACCTAACGTACAAGGAGTCTTGCGCTGGACTAGAAGTAATTCGGGGGAAACTTCTGAGACAGCGAAAGGTGTGCAAAA GTTTTTATCGCCTCAAACTGAAATTCGTGCCTTGATTGAGGGACAGATGTTGCATAAACGAGCTGTAGCTGCGGACATGGGATTTCATTTCGGCAGCGATACAAAAATAATAGCTACAGGGGGCGCTTCTGTaaataaatcgattttacaAGTTGTTTCGGATGTTTTCAATGCTCCAGTTTTTGTGCAG AATGAGAGTGAAGCGGCTTTATTTGGTGCGGCTTACCGGGCAAAATATTCTCtctatttaaattcaattaaaacatcCAATGATATAAGTAACGGAAATATCAACACAGAGAATTCAACATTAACACCGCTAAGCTATCATGATTATATTATGCAATTTATTCcaaatcttttaaaattaatttgtgaaCCCAGCAAAGATTGTGAACAAATCTATGCACCTATGCTAGAGCGGTATCGCAAAATGGCAGTAGTTTTGGCACAAAATTGA